The uncultured Desulfobulbus sp. genome window below encodes:
- the nuoL gene encoding NADH-quinone oxidoreductase subunit L — MPVSLLAIPLLPLFSFVLTLLLGKRMGTRAHWLPIITVVLSFICAIMAFNRVHHGEIINQDIYTWISSGSLSVSFGFLVDQLTSVMLIVVTSISSLVHIYSVGYMKGEEGYYRFFAYLSLFTFSMLMLVLGNNFLQLFFGWEAVGLSSYLLIGFYYNKKSASDAGKKAFIVNRFGDFGFILGLFLIFTQFGSLHYAEVFSQVNLLEGQSVSLLGLHVAMPTIIALLLFCGAIGKSAQLPLHVWLPDAMEGPTPVSALIHAATMVTAGVFLIARCHPIFELSHAVLNLITILAAITTLFAATIALVQTDIKRVVAYSTVSQLAYMFIGCGVGAYSAGVFHLFTHAYFKALLFLGCGSVILGMHHEQDVRSMGGLKSKMPITYWTFLLASLSISGIPGLAGFFSKDEILLMAFNSELASGKFAWFIGTLVAFMTAFYSFRLFFLIFHGDFRGTEHQRAHLHESPAVVTIPLVLLAIGAVTAGWFGIPAILGGENHWAHFLAPVLGHPHVHVSHSTEAILMGTSILAGIFGIALAFFMYRLQPQIPAAIASRFSGLYQLLLNKYYVDEFYIKTIVEPTLAFSRAIILKIIDTSIIEGVVNGLPRAIGKGSQQLRKIQDGQVSHYLAWMGGGALVVLVVLLVGN, encoded by the coding sequence ATGCCGGTCTCACTGCTTGCCATACCGCTTCTGCCGCTGTTTTCCTTCGTTCTGACCCTGCTCTTGGGAAAACGTATGGGCACCAGGGCGCACTGGCTGCCGATTATCACGGTGGTGCTTTCTTTTATCTGTGCCATCATGGCCTTTAATCGCGTCCATCACGGCGAAATTATCAATCAGGATATCTACACCTGGATCAGCTCCGGGAGCCTTTCGGTTTCGTTTGGTTTTCTCGTCGACCAATTGACCTCGGTGATGCTGATCGTGGTCACCAGCATCAGCTCTCTGGTGCACATCTACTCTGTGGGCTACATGAAAGGGGAGGAGGGCTATTACCGGTTTTTCGCCTACCTGAGCCTGTTCACCTTTTCCATGCTCATGCTGGTGCTGGGCAACAACTTTCTTCAGCTGTTCTTTGGCTGGGAAGCTGTCGGGCTTTCTTCCTACCTGCTCATTGGCTTTTACTACAACAAGAAATCAGCCTCGGATGCCGGAAAGAAGGCCTTTATCGTCAACCGGTTTGGCGATTTTGGCTTTATTCTGGGGCTCTTTCTCATCTTCACCCAGTTTGGCAGCCTCCATTATGCCGAGGTCTTTTCCCAGGTCAACCTGCTGGAAGGTCAATCCGTCTCGCTGCTTGGGTTGCATGTGGCCATGCCCACCATAATCGCCTTGCTGCTCTTCTGCGGAGCTATTGGCAAGTCGGCGCAGTTACCGCTCCATGTCTGGTTACCCGATGCCATGGAAGGACCGACTCCGGTCTCTGCCCTGATCCATGCAGCCACCATGGTAACTGCCGGTGTCTTTCTCATTGCCCGTTGTCACCCGATCTTTGAGCTTTCCCACGCGGTCCTTAATCTGATTACCATTCTAGCTGCCATCACCACGCTCTTTGCTGCAACCATTGCCCTTGTGCAGACCGATATCAAGCGGGTGGTTGCCTACTCAACCGTGAGTCAGCTGGCCTATATGTTCATTGGTTGCGGTGTGGGAGCCTACTCAGCCGGGGTCTTTCATCTCTTTACCCATGCCTACTTCAAAGCCCTGCTCTTTTTGGGCTGTGGTTCAGTTATTCTGGGGATGCACCACGAGCAGGATGTGCGCTCCATGGGTGGGTTGAAATCAAAAATGCCCATTACCTACTGGACCTTTCTGCTGGCATCCCTCTCCATCTCCGGTATCCCCGGGCTGGCTGGTTTTTTCAGCAAGGACGAGATCCTGCTCATGGCCTTCAACTCGGAGCTGGCCTCAGGTAAATTCGCCTGGTTTATCGGCACCCTGGTCGCCTTTATGACGGCGTTTTATTCGTTTCGTCTTTTTTTTCTCATCTTCCATGGAGATTTTCGCGGAACCGAACATCAACGTGCGCACCTGCACGAGTCTCCAGCCGTGGTCACCATCCCGCTGGTCCTCCTTGCCATTGGCGCAGTTACTGCCGGTTGGTTTGGTATTCCCGCTATCCTGGGTGGAGAAAACCACTGGGCCCATTTCCTTGCGCCTGTCCTCGGGCATCCGCATGTTCATGTGAGCCATAGCACCGAAGCCATACTCATGGGGACCTCTATCCTGGCAGGTATCTTTGGTATAGCGCTGGCCTTTTTCATGTACCGCCTGCAACCACAGATTCCAGCTGCAATAGCTTCTCGCTTTTCCGGTCTCTATCAGCTGCTCTTAAATAAGTACTACGTGGACGAGTTCTACATCAAAACCATTGTTGAGCCGACGCTTGCATTCAGCCGCGCGATCATTCTCAAAATTATTGACACCTCCATCATCGAAGGAGTGGTCAACGGTCTGCCGCGGGCTATCGGCAAAGGTTCACAACAACTGCGAAAAATTCAGGATGGTCAGGTTTCCCATTACCTCGCCTGGATGGGAGGCGGTGCCCTCGTGGTGTTGGTCGTTTTACTGGTAGGCAACTAA
- a CDS encoding NADH-quinone oxidoreductase subunit M: protein MSIPLLSTLIFFPILGGLSLLAVPRQQTGTIRTMALLISLIELCLSLPVALLFDKNTASLQFVESHPWIGSLNINYSLGIDGISVLFLLLTGVIIVLSILVSWESITTKVQEFFVAMLLLEGAMMGVFCATDLFLFYIFWEAMLIPMFLIIGIWGGPNRIYATIKFFLYTLVGSLLMLVGIILLYQNGGHTFDLVQLAGQQYSLKLQLILFWAFFAAFAVKVPMWPVHTWLPDAHTEAPAAGSVILAGVLIKMGAYGFLRFSLPILPQATQQMMMPMLVISVIAIVYGAIICLAQTDLKRLIAYSSVSHMGFVTLGLFALNQRGLEGAILQMINHGVVTGALFLAIGMIYERTHTRKISDYSGLASTMPVFAGFFLLFTLAAVGLPGTNGFIGEFLILLGGFERQPWVSVISASGLILGAWYMLWLYQRIFFNEVKESMRGLTQLNLREICTLIPMVVLIFWIGLYPNALLSFMHTSVTHLIEQVQGNATLAGPVLSSGLTLIP, encoded by the coding sequence ATGTCCATACCTTTACTCAGCACTCTGATTTTCTTTCCGATCCTGGGCGGTTTGTCGTTACTGGCCGTGCCCCGGCAACAGACCGGCACCATTCGAACCATGGCGTTGTTGATCAGTCTGATAGAACTCTGTCTCAGCCTGCCTGTGGCTCTTCTATTTGACAAGAATACCGCCAGCCTCCAGTTCGTTGAAAGCCATCCCTGGATTGGTTCCTTGAACATTAACTATTCCCTCGGGATTGATGGCATTTCTGTGCTCTTTCTGCTCTTGACCGGGGTGATTATCGTCCTTTCAATTCTGGTTTCCTGGGAATCGATCACCACTAAGGTGCAGGAATTTTTTGTGGCCATGTTGCTTTTGGAAGGCGCCATGATGGGGGTCTTCTGTGCCACAGATCTCTTTTTGTTCTATATCTTCTGGGAGGCCATGCTCATACCGATGTTTCTGATCATCGGTATCTGGGGCGGGCCGAACCGGATCTATGCCACCATCAAGTTTTTTCTTTACACACTGGTGGGCAGTCTGTTGATGCTGGTTGGGATCATCCTTTTGTATCAAAACGGCGGCCATACCTTTGATCTGGTTCAGCTTGCCGGGCAGCAGTACTCTTTGAAATTGCAGTTAATCCTATTCTGGGCCTTCTTTGCAGCTTTTGCGGTGAAGGTGCCCATGTGGCCTGTCCATACCTGGTTGCCCGATGCCCATACCGAGGCCCCAGCTGCTGGATCGGTCATTCTTGCCGGTGTTTTGATTAAGATGGGGGCCTACGGCTTTTTGCGCTTTTCTCTGCCCATTCTGCCCCAGGCCACCCAGCAGATGATGATGCCCATGCTAGTCATTTCAGTGATTGCCATTGTCTACGGCGCTATCATCTGTCTGGCCCAAACTGATCTGAAACGACTGATTGCCTATTCGTCTGTAAGTCATATGGGCTTTGTTACCCTGGGGCTCTTTGCCCTGAATCAGCGTGGTCTTGAGGGCGCAATTCTCCAGATGATCAACCATGGTGTTGTCACCGGAGCGCTCTTTCTAGCCATCGGCATGATTTACGAGCGGACCCATACGCGTAAAATATCAGATTACAGCGGCTTGGCCTCAACCATGCCCGTCTTTGCTGGATTCTTTCTCCTCTTTACCTTGGCTGCAGTTGGCCTTCCAGGGACCAACGGATTCATTGGTGAATTTCTCATCCTCCTTGGTGGGTTTGAGCGTCAGCCTTGGGTAAGCGTGATCTCTGCCTCTGGTCTCATCCTCGGTGCCTGGTACATGCTCTGGCTCTATCAACGCATCTTTTTCAATGAGGTTAAAGAGTCCATGCGAGGTTTGACTCAACTCAACCTGCGTGAAATCTGTACGTTGATTCCCATGGTTGTTCTGATTTTCTGGATTGGGCTCTATCCCAATGCGTTACTGAGCTTCATGCACACCTCGGTGACGCATCTAATTGAGCAGGTGCAGGGGAACGCAACCCTGGCTGGTCCGGTTCTCTCATCTGGCCTCACGCTTATTCCTTAA
- a CDS encoding LD-carboxypeptidase produces the protein MVDTPICPPWIKRGQTIGLVCPAGPVRDPARLQAGIQKIHDLGFATKICGPASPVEGYLAADDTMRATHLHRLWNDDEVKAIVAIRGGFGCMRLLSQLDWDLFRRSPKWLVGFSDVSALLQGLLSQSNLISLHGPVATSLAQSDEASIHSLFALLTGRFEERIKPKGVEVLRGGLGQGRLIGGNLTTLVHLLATPYDMDWTGKILFLEDTNEPLYRLDRLLTQLALSGKLSQLEGLILGEFDQGDDSLQNLRLQEALWQRVMELVGPAFPVWGGFPLGHKQKNISLPVGLEVKMDSSAGALDLVPASARLM, from the coding sequence ATGGTTGATACCCCCATTTGCCCTCCCTGGATCAAGCGTGGCCAGACCATAGGGTTAGTCTGTCCGGCCGGACCGGTTCGTGATCCCGCACGGCTGCAGGCCGGTATCCAGAAAATACATGATTTGGGCTTTGCCACTAAAATCTGTGGCCCCGCCTCCCCGGTGGAAGGGTACCTGGCCGCTGATGATACCATGCGGGCAACCCATCTTCACAGGCTGTGGAATGATGATGAAGTCAAAGCCATTGTGGCAATCCGTGGAGGTTTTGGCTGCATGCGTCTTTTATCGCAGCTCGACTGGGATCTGTTTCGTCGATCCCCCAAATGGCTGGTTGGATTCAGTGATGTGAGTGCTTTGCTGCAGGGGCTCTTGAGCCAATCCAACCTGATCTCCCTTCATGGACCTGTTGCAACCTCTTTGGCGCAATCCGATGAGGCGAGCATTCATTCCCTCTTTGCCCTGCTTACGGGGCGTTTTGAAGAACGGATCAAACCCAAAGGAGTAGAGGTCTTGCGTGGTGGGCTCGGGCAGGGAAGGCTTATAGGGGGCAACCTGACCACACTGGTACATCTCCTGGCAACCCCCTATGACATGGATTGGACAGGAAAAATTCTTTTTCTGGAGGATACCAATGAACCACTCTATCGCCTGGATCGCCTGCTGACCCAACTGGCTTTAAGTGGCAAACTCAGCCAACTCGAAGGGCTTATCCTTGGTGAATTTGATCAGGGGGATGATTCTTTGCAAAATCTTCGCCTTCAGGAAGCGCTCTGGCAGCGGGTGATGGAGTTGGTTGGGCCTGCTTTTCCAGTCTGGGGTGGATTCCCCCTGGGGCATAAGCAAAAAAATATATCCTTGCCTGTGGGGCTGGAAGTGAAAATGGATTCTTCGGCAGGGGCCTTGGACCTGGTGCCTGCTTCCGCTCGCCTGATGTAA
- a CDS encoding DNA topoisomerase IV subunit A has translation MSETTERGKLHQLFDANFLDYTSYVVRERAIPDVDDGLKPVQRRILQTLHNMDDGRFHKVANVVGETMKLHPHGDQSIFDALVNLANKGYLIDRQGNFGNIFTGDSASAPRYIECRLSPLARTTLFNKDLTEFVESYDGRMLEPVRLPAKIPLLLLSGAEGIAVGMATKIMPHNLIELLQAQIDHLHGKEITLYPDFPRGGIIDVSDYDHGNGRLRCRVKMEQPDNKTIVITELPYNITTQGLIDSVEKAAKAGKLKISSINDYTAEKVEVEIKLARGIMAEETIDALYAFTDCELSVSPNLVTIADNMPRQMEVEEVLIRNTDRLVANLEKELRIELGRLEDKWHARKLEQIFIEERLYKQIEEKTDYQEVQQTVITALEPFAGEFKREVSLEDVERLLEIKIRRISRYDINRQEKELRDIEKNIRAIKKHLKDMIAFTVNYLDGLLEKYRDDFPRKSQLKAFDEVDARAAAAANLTLGYHQDSGFIGHKIKAEDNKKDMELQCSEYDRILLIFKDGLYKVIPVTDKLFVGKELYWMGVVDNKLTFNLIYRHGLENLAYIKRFTTPKFILNREYRLFDQHKRSAILLLITGEKEIRARVSLAPSSRAKYNAIEVEFDDCLVKGVGAKGKRVANRSVRRVTDITGTPRKEPISPMGLPGFSDAGGDQKEE, from the coding sequence ATGAGCGAAACAACCGAACGCGGCAAACTGCACCAGCTTTTTGACGCCAACTTTCTTGATTATACTTCCTACGTTGTCCGTGAACGCGCCATCCCAGATGTGGATGACGGGCTCAAGCCTGTACAGCGGCGCATACTGCAAACCCTGCACAACATGGATGATGGTCGTTTTCATAAGGTCGCCAACGTGGTTGGTGAAACCATGAAGCTGCATCCCCATGGTGACCAATCTATTTTTGACGCACTGGTCAATCTCGCCAATAAGGGCTACCTGATCGACCGTCAGGGGAACTTTGGTAACATCTTTACCGGTGATTCTGCCTCGGCTCCCCGCTATATCGAATGTCGCCTCTCACCACTTGCTCGCACAACACTCTTTAACAAGGATCTGACGGAATTTGTTGAATCCTATGACGGCCGCATGCTGGAGCCAGTGCGTTTACCCGCCAAGATACCGCTGCTGCTTTTAAGTGGTGCCGAAGGTATCGCGGTGGGTATGGCAACCAAAATCATGCCCCATAATCTCATTGAACTGTTACAGGCGCAAATAGATCATCTCCATGGCAAAGAAATAACCCTGTACCCCGATTTTCCCCGGGGTGGCATCATCGATGTCTCTGATTACGATCACGGAAACGGAAGGCTGCGTTGCCGGGTGAAGATGGAGCAGCCCGACAACAAAACCATCGTTATCACCGAGCTTCCCTACAACATCACCACCCAGGGCCTGATTGATTCGGTGGAAAAGGCGGCCAAGGCGGGAAAACTCAAAATCTCTTCGATCAACGATTACACTGCTGAAAAAGTTGAAGTCGAGATTAAACTTGCCCGCGGCATTATGGCCGAGGAAACCATTGACGCCCTCTACGCCTTTACTGATTGCGAGCTCTCGGTCTCCCCCAACCTGGTCACCATTGCCGATAACATGCCCCGGCAGATGGAGGTTGAGGAGGTTCTTATACGCAACACCGACCGGTTGGTAGCCAACCTTGAAAAAGAGCTGCGGATAGAACTTGGCCGCCTGGAAGACAAGTGGCATGCTCGCAAACTCGAACAGATCTTCATTGAAGAGCGGCTCTATAAACAGATCGAGGAAAAAACCGATTATCAGGAGGTTCAGCAGACAGTGATCACCGCCCTTGAGCCTTTTGCCGGTGAGTTCAAGCGTGAGGTAAGCCTTGAAGATGTGGAACGGTTACTGGAGATAAAAATTCGCCGTATTTCTCGTTACGACATCAACCGCCAAGAAAAAGAATTACGCGATATTGAGAAGAACATTCGCGCAATTAAGAAACACCTCAAAGATATGATCGCTTTTACGGTGAACTATCTGGACGGTCTTCTTGAAAAGTATCGAGATGATTTTCCCCGAAAATCTCAACTCAAGGCCTTTGATGAGGTAGATGCGCGAGCAGCGGCCGCTGCCAACCTGACTCTCGGGTACCACCAGGACAGTGGATTTATAGGTCATAAGATCAAAGCCGAAGATAACAAAAAAGACATGGAGCTTCAGTGCTCAGAATATGACCGAATCCTGCTGATCTTCAAGGATGGACTCTATAAAGTCATTCCGGTGACGGATAAACTCTTTGTCGGTAAAGAACTCTACTGGATGGGTGTGGTGGACAACAAACTCACCTTTAATCTGATCTACCGTCATGGTTTAGAAAATCTGGCGTATATTAAGCGTTTTACCACGCCCAAGTTCATTTTAAACCGTGAATACCGCCTCTTTGATCAGCACAAGCGGTCCGCTATTTTACTCCTGATTACAGGGGAGAAAGAAATTCGGGCGCGTGTGAGTCTGGCCCCCTCATCTCGGGCAAAGTACAATGCCATTGAAGTGGAGTTTGACGACTGTCTGGTTAAAGGAGTGGGGGCCAAGGGAAAGCGGGTGGCAAATCGAAGTGTGCGCCGGGTAACCGATATCACCGGCACCCCAAGAAAAGAACCGATAAGCCCGATGGGACTGCCGGGTTTTTCAGATGCAGGTGGGGATCAAAAAGAGGAATAA
- a CDS encoding NADH-quinone oxidoreductase subunit N, with amino-acid sequence MTTAAIQWSAMAPILPELLLVGVAVLLIGFDLFLPRQRQLLPWLTVVGALAALGMVLGAQPGEGFGGMFIIDSYATIFKTICLGAVIITTLMSEHFLRIIDLRQGEYYSLLVLSLVGMLLMASAGDLMVLYLGLELMALPIYALVGLHKKDGRTSEAAIKYFLMGGFASALLLFGLSLFYGLSGTTNIAALAELLTSGDLLVSPALLAALGLILAGLSFKVAAAPFHLWTPDVYEGAPTLITAFMSVGPKAAGFAIFGRIVFLGFAHLQPHWAPVIAFMAILTMGIGNITALSQTSLKRMLAYSSVAHAGYALLGLLAGTAEGMAATMTYLVVYLFMNLGAFAILMALAQPGRCCESLEDCKGLASRSPLAAALMLVFLFSLTGIPPTAGFIGKFYLLKSAFMAGYSFTVVAAVIFSAISAYFYLRVVRFMYMEDPQEATPLVLASGMKAALYLCVLGVLGLGFFPGSLLQWTLSALSGM; translated from the coding sequence ATGACAACAGCGGCTATTCAATGGTCCGCAATGGCACCCATCCTCCCGGAGTTGCTTCTGGTTGGTGTCGCGGTCCTGCTGATCGGGTTTGATCTTTTTTTGCCCAGGCAACGGCAACTGCTGCCCTGGCTGACTGTGGTTGGAGCTCTGGCAGCCCTGGGCATGGTCTTGGGGGCACAACCTGGAGAAGGGTTTGGCGGCATGTTTATCATCGACAGCTACGCGACCATCTTCAAAACAATTTGTCTTGGGGCAGTTATTATCACCACCTTGATGAGTGAGCATTTCCTCCGTATCATCGACCTCAGGCAGGGAGAATATTACTCCCTCTTGGTGCTTTCATTGGTTGGTATGCTCCTTATGGCTTCAGCCGGTGATTTGATGGTGCTCTATCTCGGACTTGAATTGATGGCCCTTCCCATCTATGCCCTGGTTGGTTTGCATAAAAAAGATGGCAGAACCAGTGAGGCTGCCATCAAATATTTCCTCATGGGTGGCTTTGCTTCAGCACTTCTGCTCTTTGGCCTTTCTCTGTTTTACGGGCTTTCGGGTACGACCAACATTGCTGCTCTTGCTGAACTTCTTACTTCTGGCGATCTCTTGGTCAGTCCGGCACTGCTGGCTGCATTGGGACTTATTCTTGCGGGCTTATCGTTTAAGGTTGCTGCCGCTCCATTTCATCTCTGGACTCCTGATGTCTATGAAGGCGCTCCAACCCTAATCACCGCTTTTATGTCGGTTGGGCCAAAGGCCGCTGGTTTTGCCATCTTCGGTCGTATTGTCTTTTTAGGTTTTGCTCATCTCCAACCGCATTGGGCACCAGTTATTGCATTTATGGCCATATTGACGATGGGTATTGGAAATATAACCGCCCTGAGTCAAACCAGCCTGAAACGAATGCTGGCATACTCTTCTGTTGCTCACGCAGGCTATGCCCTGCTAGGGCTCCTTGCGGGAACAGCCGAAGGTATGGCTGCAACCATGACCTACCTTGTGGTCTATCTGTTTATGAACCTGGGAGCCTTTGCCATTCTCATGGCCCTGGCACAACCAGGCCGATGCTGCGAGTCGCTTGAGGATTGTAAGGGGTTGGCTTCTCGAAGTCCACTTGCCGCCGCCTTGATGCTGGTCTTTCTTTTCAGCCTCACAGGAATCCCGCCAACCGCTGGGTTTATCGGTAAATTTTATTTGCTGAAATCAGCCTTCATGGCGGGCTATAGTTTCACTGTTGTGGCTGCTGTCATTTTTTCTGCTATTTCCGCCTATTTTTACCTGCGAGTTGTCCGCTTCATGTACATGGAGGATCCGCAGGAGGCGACTCCTCTTGTGCTGGCATCAGGAATGAAAGCCGCCCTCTACCTCTGTGTACTTGGTGTGCTCGGGCTTGGCTTTTTCCCCGGTTCATTGTTGCAATGGACTCTGTCAGCTTTAAGTGGGATGTAA
- the cutA gene encoding divalent-cation tolerance protein CutA — protein sequence MLPFIQVVTTLPDQQTAQALAATLLEQRLVACVQLSPCTSSFHWQGKIENENEIVCTMKTHLDLFAELETVITKKHPYDVPEILATPIVAGSAAYLDWLQQELEVVQENN from the coding sequence ATGCTCCCTTTTATTCAAGTGGTCACGACCCTGCCCGATCAACAAACAGCTCAGGCGCTGGCAGCCACGCTGCTGGAACAACGGCTCGTTGCCTGTGTCCAACTCAGCCCCTGCACCTCCAGTTTTCACTGGCAGGGCAAAATTGAAAATGAAAATGAAATTGTTTGCACTATGAAAACGCACCTCGATCTCTTTGCAGAATTGGAAACAGTCATTACAAAAAAACATCCCTACGATGTTCCGGAGATTTTGGCTACGCCGATTGTAGCTGGATCAGCTGCGTACCTAGATTGGCTCCAGCAGGAACTCGAGGTGGTTCAGGAGAATAACTGA
- a CDS encoding type III pantothenate kinase: protein MLFAVDVGNSHTVSGIFEKGELVGSWRLQSRQDRTADELAIRYHGLFQMAGIDPQKITGFVVASVVPTLETSWLHFARNYLKKLRQPPLAVTNELKLGMRVGTENPAEVGADRIVNAVAAWDLFEEPLIVIDFGTAITFDCVNGEPAYIGGTIHPGIGISLDALASRTAKLPRLDIDVTPEQPIGTSTVKAIHSGALYGFGGLVDRMVEVLSKQLTPDQKRAKTIATGGMANLISPYTTTIDRIDQQLTLTGLQLIYRLNCTGKKGAGGEGEQ, encoded by the coding sequence ATGCTCTTTGCAGTCGACGTCGGTAACTCTCATACAGTGAGTGGTATTTTTGAGAAAGGCGAATTGGTCGGGAGTTGGCGGCTTCAGTCGCGACAAGATCGAACCGCCGATGAACTGGCGATTCGCTACCATGGTTTGTTTCAAATGGCAGGAATCGATCCTCAAAAAATCACAGGTTTTGTCGTCGCTTCTGTTGTGCCGACACTGGAAACCAGCTGGTTGCATTTTGCCCGTAACTATCTTAAAAAATTACGCCAGCCTCCCCTGGCTGTCACCAACGAACTGAAACTGGGGATGCGAGTTGGAACCGAAAACCCCGCTGAAGTTGGGGCTGATCGTATTGTCAATGCAGTGGCTGCCTGGGATTTATTTGAGGAGCCCCTGATCGTGATCGATTTTGGCACCGCCATCACCTTTGATTGTGTCAATGGTGAACCTGCGTATATTGGCGGCACTATTCATCCTGGTATCGGTATCTCCCTGGACGCGCTTGCTTCCCGTACGGCAAAATTACCCCGGCTTGATATCGATGTAACCCCGGAGCAGCCCATCGGCACCTCTACCGTCAAGGCCATTCATTCCGGGGCGCTCTATGGTTTTGGCGGTCTGGTTGATCGCATGGTGGAGGTGCTCAGTAAACAGCTGACCCCTGATCAAAAACGGGCAAAAACCATTGCCACCGGTGGGATGGCAAATCTCATCAGCCCTTATACCACGACCATTGACCGCATTGATCAGCAATTGACTCTGACCGGGTTGCAGCTCATTTACCGCTTGAACTGTACGGGAAAAAAAGGAGCTGGCGGGGAAGGAGAGCAATGA
- a CDS encoding DNA topoisomerase IV subunit B has translation MTEHQYDESKIKTLSSLEHIRKRPGMYIGRLGNGSHPDDGIYILLKEVLDNAVDEFIMGHGKQVEVSVSEEGCCRVRDYGRGIPLGKVVECVSIINTGAKYNTEVFQFSVGLNGVGTKAVNALSSHFTVTAFRDGKYKTAKFIKGELAGEEEGDTDEKNGTQVTFLPDADSFPGFKFDPDYVDQRLWRYAYLNAGLTLNLDGTLFLSKNGLLDLLDREVSSNSMYPPIHFKDTALEFAFSHTDDYGESYFSFVNGTYTSEGGTHLSAFREGILKGVNEFTGKKFTGQDVRDGIVGILAVKVQEPVFESQTKNKLGNTDVRGPIVNAVKDAVATHLYKYPESAEILVDKVQRNERVRRELQSVRRDAKAKAKKIAFKIPQLKDCKYHPSRGQASKPGRENMLFITEGQSAAGSIVSARDPMTQAVFSLKGKPMNVFGQRLDVLYKNEEMYSLMQALNIEESIADLRFDKVIIATDADVDGLHIRNLLLTFFLHYFESLLKKEHIYILETPIFRVRNKQQTIYCYSDEDMDRAFKTLKAKSKSDRSVETTRFKGLGEISPAEFKQFIGDDMRIKQVRLDSLSEVSRVLRFYMGKNTPERKQYIMDHLIVSPE, from the coding sequence ATGACCGAACACCAGTACGACGAATCCAAGATCAAAACCCTGAGCTCGCTGGAACACATCCGCAAACGGCCAGGTATGTACATCGGCCGCCTGGGCAATGGTTCCCATCCGGATGATGGCATTTATATTTTGTTAAAAGAAGTCCTGGATAACGCGGTGGACGAATTCATCATGGGCCACGGCAAACAGGTTGAGGTCTCTGTCAGTGAAGAAGGCTGTTGTAGGGTTCGTGACTACGGCCGCGGCATTCCTTTGGGCAAGGTGGTGGAGTGTGTATCCATCATCAATACCGGCGCGAAATACAACACCGAAGTTTTTCAATTTTCTGTCGGCCTCAACGGTGTGGGTACCAAAGCGGTAAACGCCCTCTCCTCCCATTTCACGGTAACGGCCTTTCGAGACGGCAAATACAAAACAGCTAAATTTATCAAAGGTGAGCTTGCCGGGGAAGAAGAAGGCGATACAGACGAAAAAAACGGCACCCAGGTTACCTTTCTCCCAGATGCAGACAGCTTTCCTGGGTTTAAATTTGACCCCGACTATGTCGATCAGCGCCTCTGGCGCTACGCCTATCTCAATGCCGGGCTGACCCTTAATCTTGACGGTACTCTGTTCCTCTCCAAAAATGGATTACTGGATCTGTTGGACCGTGAGGTCAGTAGCAATTCCATGTACCCACCGATCCATTTTAAGGATACGGCCCTGGAATTTGCCTTCAGCCACACCGACGATTACGGAGAGTCCTACTTCTCCTTTGTTAATGGTACCTACACTTCCGAAGGTGGCACCCACCTCTCTGCCTTTCGTGAAGGTATCCTTAAAGGAGTCAATGAATTCACCGGGAAAAAATTCACCGGCCAGGATGTCCGCGACGGCATCGTGGGAATATTAGCGGTCAAAGTCCAGGAACCGGTGTTTGAGTCACAGACCAAAAACAAACTGGGCAATACCGATGTCCGCGGCCCAATCGTCAATGCGGTCAAAGATGCGGTGGCAACCCACCTCTACAAATATCCGGAATCTGCGGAGATCCTGGTCGACAAAGTCCAGCGCAACGAACGAGTTCGGCGTGAGCTTCAGTCTGTTCGCCGAGACGCCAAGGCCAAGGCAAAAAAAATCGCCTTCAAGATCCCTCAACTCAAAGACTGCAAGTACCACCCCTCCCGTGGCCAGGCATCCAAACCAGGCCGCGAGAATATGCTCTTTATCACCGAGGGGCAGTCAGCAGCTGGTTCGATAGTCAGTGCCCGCGATCCCATGACCCAGGCCGTCTTCAGCCTCAAGGGCAAGCCGATGAATGTCTTTGGTCAACGCCTGGATGTGCTCTACAAAAACGAAGAGATGTACTCGCTGATGCAGGCGCTTAATATTGAAGAATCCATTGCTGATCTGCGCTTTGATAAGGTCATCATCGCAACCGATGCCGATGTGGATGGACTGCATATCAGAAACCTGTTGCTGACCTTTTTTCTCCACTACTTTGAGTCGCTCTTAAAAAAGGAACATATTTACATACTCGAAACCCCTATCTTTCGCGTACGCAACAAACAGCAGACCATTTACTGCTACTCGGATGAAGACATGGATAGAGCCTTTAAAACCCTCAAGGCCAAGAGTAAGTCTGATCGCTCCGTGGAAACCACCCGGTTTAAAGGATTGGGCGAAATATCTCCAGCTGAATTCAAGCAATTCATTGGCGATGATATGCGCATCAAACAGGTACGTCTCGATTCGTTAAGCGAGGTCAGCCGCGTGCTCAGATTTTACATGGGCAAAAACACTCCGGAGCGGAAACAATATATCATGGATCATCTTATTGTGAGTCCCGAATGA